The following proteins come from a genomic window of Actinomarinicola tropica:
- a CDS encoding ABC transporter ATP-binding protein: protein MDTTTTAAATTTDTLVSARQLTKSFGEFTAVAGIDVEVRRGEAFGFLGANGAGKSSTMRMIGCVSDRSGGDLSVLGMDPRIDGPAIRARLGVVPQEDNLDTELTVWDNLLIYGRYFDLPRAAIRERAEQLLEFAQLTERRDDRVDPLSGGMKRRLTIARALINRPELILLDEPTTGLDPQARHLLWERLYQLKREGATLVLTTHYLDEAEQLCDRLVIMERGRIVAAGSPRQLIEEHATREVVELRFASPTARDTAVDQLTELRAGERVEALAERILVYTDGTDATLHHVDGLADPPASVLVRRSTLEDVYLMITGRTLDE, encoded by the coding sequence GTGGACACGACGACGACCGCCGCCGCGACGACCACCGACACGCTCGTGTCGGCGCGCCAGCTCACGAAGTCGTTCGGGGAGTTCACGGCGGTGGCCGGCATCGACGTCGAGGTGCGGCGGGGCGAGGCCTTCGGCTTCCTCGGGGCGAACGGCGCGGGCAAGAGCTCGACGATGCGCATGATCGGCTGCGTGTCGGACCGCTCCGGCGGCGACCTGTCCGTGCTCGGCATGGACCCCCGGATCGACGGCCCCGCCATCCGGGCCCGGCTCGGCGTGGTGCCCCAGGAGGACAACCTCGACACCGAGCTCACCGTCTGGGACAACCTGCTGATCTACGGCCGCTACTTCGACCTGCCCCGGGCGGCGATCCGCGAGCGTGCCGAGCAGCTGCTCGAGTTCGCCCAGCTGACCGAGCGGCGCGACGACAGGGTCGATCCGCTGTCCGGCGGCATGAAGCGGCGCCTCACCATCGCCCGGGCCCTCATCAACCGCCCCGAGCTCATCCTCCTCGACGAGCCGACGACGGGTCTCGACCCGCAGGCGCGCCACCTGCTCTGGGAGCGGCTGTACCAGCTCAAGCGGGAGGGCGCGACGCTCGTCCTCACCACCCACTACCTCGACGAGGCCGAGCAGCTCTGCGACCGGCTGGTCATCATGGAGCGGGGCCGGATCGTCGCCGCGGGGTCGCCCCGCCAGCTCATCGAGGAGCACGCGACGCGCGAGGTCGTCGAGCTGCGCTTCGCGTCGCCGACGGCGCGCGACACCGCCGTCGACCAGCTCACCGAGCTGCGGGCCGGCGAACGGGTCGAGGCGCTGGCCGAGCGCATCCTCGTCTACACCGACGGCACCGATGCCACCCTCCACCACGTCGACGGCCTGGCTGACCCGCCGGCGTCGGTGCTCGTGCGGCGGTCCACGCTCGAGGACGTGTACCTGATGATCACCGGCCGGACGCTCGACGAGTGA
- a CDS encoding DUF3039 domain-containing protein produces the protein MAQPTLSPNPVRPDLDDGDHDRFAHYARKADITRAAVTGEQITAICGKKFTPTRDPERYPVCPSCAEIKASRGA, from the coding sequence ATGGCGCAGCCGACCCTGTCCCCGAACCCGGTCCGTCCCGATCTCGACGACGGCGACCACGACCGGTTCGCGCACTACGCGCGCAAGGCCGACATCACCCGCGCCGCGGTGACCGGGGAGCAGATCACGGCGATCTGCGGGAAGAAGTTCACACCGACCCGCGATCCCGAGCGGTACCCGGTCTGCCCCTCCTGCGCGGAGATCAAGGCCAGCCGCGGCGCCTGA
- a CDS encoding phage holin family protein: MRGVLVRWAVLTASIAVAARLIDAVHVDGGFWGHVWVAAILGLVNAVVRPVLILLTLPITILTLGAFLLVVNALSLGLVDWLSSTLDIDGFSWTLLAALVISVVAWVLEAAIGRD; encoded by the coding sequence GTGCGCGGAGTCCTCGTCCGATGGGCGGTGCTGACCGCGTCGATCGCGGTGGCCGCCCGGCTCATCGACGCCGTCCACGTCGACGGCGGGTTCTGGGGCCACGTGTGGGTGGCGGCGATCCTCGGGCTGGTCAACGCCGTCGTCCGACCCGTGCTGATCCTCCTCACGCTGCCGATCACGATCCTGACGCTCGGCGCCTTCCTCCTCGTCGTGAACGCGCTCTCGCTCGGGCTGGTCGACTGGCTCAGCTCGACGCTCGACATCGACGGCTTCAGCTGGACGCTCCTCGCCGCCCTCGTGATCTCGGTGGTCGCCTGGGTGCTGGAGGCGGCCATCGGGCGCGACTGA
- a CDS encoding sensor domain-containing protein yields the protein MSADGPQPPDDGASRRLAASEQRFRSLVHASADAVLLIHPDGDVEYLSPLAHLVMGGDGAAPMRDGGLVRNIHPDDRHAVITTFREAFAAGPGKRFTNTHRIKTADGGWIWVEVRLVNRVGVEGIDALVVSARDVTARELAVRRLRRRLHAEDVMARIAARFVDVLADELDDALDEMLAELGAFARVDRAWIFEVSTDRALVSNTHEWCAPGIASEIDALSGLPVAELPAFGGWLGAHDPFLIGSVDEMPDEWAAEREILADQGIRSIAGVGIFVAGELIGMMGLDAVTEERRFTDSDLWVLRSTADVCGAALRRCAAERELAASEERFRAMIHNATDGVRLVDRDLRTVFASPAVTTITGYSIEEISDPGVRTAFVHPDDRAMLERSRADALARPGETVHCTYRARHRDGHWIDIEEAMTNLLDDPAVRGVVANMRDVTAVRRHEAELMAQARRDPLTDLPNRRLFDELVDAALARIRRTGAQLALMYLDLDRFKLVNDSFGHHVGDALIVEAADRLRAAVRGGDVVARLSGDEFAVLCEPVDGETEALSIAGRILEAFREPFTIGHSTIYSTASVGIVLSDDGHDERAGLLRDADAAMYSAKSAGRNRSAVFSGTLVAIARERLEVEVGLRSAVPENQLQLLYQPIVHLPTGRITGAEALLRWHHPERGLLTPAAFLDVAEETGMIVPIGQWVLGEACRQLAAWDAAGHPADVDLHVNVSVRQLVEGGIASAAREALSASGVAAERLCIEITESALLAGDDATSELGAVHECGVRLALDDFGTGHSSLSYLRQLEVDVLKIDRSFIDGVGTDEHDTAIVSAIVRLAETLGLTAVGEGVEDEAQAQALRDLGCDQAQGFWCAPPLDAASYETLLRRQADGEPVVACGGLAPGQVPAVR from the coding sequence ATGAGCGCGGACGGACCGCAACCGCCGGACGACGGGGCCTCCCGCCGCCTCGCCGCGTCCGAGCAGCGGTTCCGGTCGCTCGTGCACGCGTCGGCCGACGCGGTGCTGCTCATCCATCCCGACGGCGACGTCGAGTACCTGTCCCCCTTGGCCCACCTCGTCATGGGTGGCGACGGCGCGGCACCGATGCGCGACGGAGGCCTGGTCCGCAACATCCACCCCGACGACCGCCACGCCGTCATCACCACCTTCCGCGAGGCCTTCGCCGCCGGCCCCGGCAAGCGCTTCACGAACACCCACCGCATCAAGACCGCGGACGGCGGCTGGATCTGGGTCGAGGTGCGCCTCGTCAACCGCGTCGGCGTCGAGGGGATCGACGCCCTGGTGGTGAGCGCACGCGACGTGACGGCGCGGGAGCTCGCCGTCCGCCGGCTCCGGCGTCGGCTCCACGCCGAGGACGTCATGGCACGGATCGCGGCGCGGTTCGTCGACGTGCTCGCCGACGAGCTGGACGACGCCCTCGACGAGATGCTGGCCGAGCTCGGTGCCTTCGCCCGGGTCGACCGGGCCTGGATCTTCGAGGTGAGCACCGACAGGGCGCTCGTCTCCAACACCCACGAGTGGTGCGCCCCCGGCATCGCGAGCGAGATCGACGCGCTGAGCGGTCTCCCGGTGGCGGAGCTGCCCGCCTTCGGCGGCTGGCTCGGGGCCCACGACCCGTTCCTCATCGGCTCGGTCGACGAGATGCCCGACGAGTGGGCAGCCGAGCGCGAGATCCTCGCCGACCAGGGCATCCGCTCGATCGCGGGGGTCGGGATCTTCGTCGCCGGCGAGCTCATCGGCATGATGGGTCTCGACGCCGTCACCGAGGAGCGCCGGTTCACCGACTCCGACCTGTGGGTGCTGCGCTCGACCGCCGACGTCTGCGGCGCCGCGCTGCGGCGGTGCGCGGCCGAGCGGGAGCTGGCGGCCAGCGAGGAGCGCTTCCGGGCGATGATCCACAACGCCACCGACGGCGTGCGCCTGGTGGACCGCGACCTCCGGACGGTGTTCGCCAGCCCGGCGGTGACCACGATCACCGGGTACAGCATCGAGGAGATCAGCGATCCGGGGGTGCGGACGGCCTTCGTCCACCCCGACGACCGGGCGATGCTGGAGCGCAGCCGCGCCGATGCGCTCGCCCGGCCCGGCGAGACGGTGCACTGCACGTACCGGGCACGCCACCGCGACGGCCACTGGATCGACATCGAGGAGGCGATGACCAACCTCCTCGACGACCCTGCGGTCCGGGGCGTGGTCGCCAACATGCGCGACGTCACCGCCGTCCGCCGCCACGAGGCCGAGCTGATGGCCCAGGCCCGCCGCGACCCCCTCACCGACCTGCCCAACCGGCGGCTCTTCGACGAGCTCGTCGATGCCGCCCTGGCTCGCATCCGGCGCACCGGAGCGCAGCTCGCGCTCATGTACCTCGACCTCGACCGCTTCAAGCTGGTGAACGACTCGTTCGGCCACCACGTCGGCGACGCCCTGATCGTCGAGGCCGCCGACCGCCTGCGCGCCGCGGTCCGTGGCGGCGACGTCGTCGCGCGGCTGAGCGGCGACGAGTTCGCGGTGCTCTGCGAGCCGGTCGACGGCGAGACCGAGGCGCTGAGCATCGCCGGGCGCATCCTCGAGGCGTTCCGGGAGCCGTTCACCATCGGGCACAGCACGATCTACTCGACGGCGAGCGTCGGGATCGTCCTGTCCGACGACGGGCACGACGAGCGGGCCGGGCTCCTGCGGGACGCCGATGCCGCGATGTACTCGGCGAAGTCGGCCGGACGGAACCGCTCGGCGGTCTTCTCCGGCACGCTCGTCGCCATCGCCCGGGAGCGGCTCGAGGTGGAGGTCGGCCTCCGCTCGGCGGTCCCCGAGAACCAGCTGCAGCTGCTCTACCAGCCCATCGTGCACCTGCCGACGGGGCGCATCACCGGCGCGGAGGCGCTGCTGCGGTGGCACCACCCGGAGCGGGGCCTGCTCACGCCCGCGGCGTTCCTCGACGTCGCGGAGGAGACCGGCATGATCGTGCCGATCGGCCAGTGGGTGCTCGGGGAGGCGTGCCGCCAGCTCGCGGCGTGGGACGCCGCGGGGCACCCGGCCGACGTCGACCTGCACGTGAACGTGTCGGTGCGGCAGCTCGTCGAGGGCGGCATCGCCTCGGCGGCCCGGGAGGCGCTCTCGGCCTCCGGCGTCGCCGCCGAGCGGCTGTGCATCGAGATCACCGAGAGCGCGCTGCTCGCCGGCGACGACGCCACCTCCGAGCTCGGCGCGGTCCACGAGTGCGGCGTCCGGCTGGCCCTCGACGACTTCGGCACCGGCCACTCGTCGCTCTCCTACCTGCGCCAGCTCGAGGTCGACGTGTTGAAGATCGACCGCTCCTTCATCGACGGCGTCGGTACCGATGAGCACGACACGGCGATCGTCTCGGCGATCGTGCGGCTCGCCGAGACGCTCGGCCTCACCGCCGTGGGGGAGGGGGTCGAGGACGAGGCCCAGGCCCAGGCCCTCCGGGACCTCGGGTGCGACCAGGCCCAGGGGTTCTGGTGCGCACCGCCGCTCGACGCCGCGTCGTACGAGACGCTGCTGCGGCGCCAGGCCGACGGCGAGCCGGTCGTGGCGTGCGGCGGGCTCGCCCCCGGCCAGGTGCCGGCCGTCCGCTGA
- a CDS encoding thymidine kinase: MAELIFYFGTMGSGKSTLALQIHHNLANSGQNGLLLTQLDRAASAVSSRLGVSEPAIEVHPGLDLYRLADDVIAEHGSLEYLVCDEAQFYRPAQIDQLAEVVDLLDADVYAFGLLTDFRGRLFEGTSRLLELADQRQELQVEARCWCTRRATHNARLVDGKQVYEGEIVVVGDTGGHEEGFEGADAEVTYELLCRRHWNQARLT; this comes from the coding sequence ATGGCCGAGCTGATCTTCTACTTCGGCACGATGGGCTCGGGGAAGAGCACGCTCGCGCTCCAGATCCACCACAACCTGGCCAACAGCGGCCAGAACGGGCTCCTGCTGACCCAGCTCGACCGCGCCGCCTCCGCGGTGTCGAGCCGACTCGGCGTCTCGGAGCCGGCCATCGAGGTCCACCCCGGCCTCGACCTCTACCGGCTGGCCGACGACGTCATCGCCGAGCACGGATCGCTCGAGTACCTCGTCTGCGACGAGGCGCAGTTCTACCGACCGGCGCAGATCGACCAGCTCGCCGAGGTCGTCGACCTCCTCGATGCCGACGTCTACGCCTTCGGCCTCCTCACCGACTTCCGCGGGCGGCTGTTCGAGGGCACGTCGCGGCTGCTCGAGCTCGCGGACCAGCGCCAGGAGCTGCAGGTCGAGGCGCGCTGCTGGTGCACGCGGCGCGCCACCCACAACGCCCGGCTGGTCGACGGCAAGCAGGTCTACGAGGGCGAGATCGTCGTGGTCGGCGACACCGGCGGGCATGAGGAGGGCTTCGAGGGCGCCGACGCCGAGGTCACCTACGAGCTGCTCTGCCGGCGCCACTGGAACCAGGCCCGCCTCACCTGA
- a CDS encoding CarD family transcriptional regulator — translation MSFKPGDRVVYPHHGAAVIERKEKRTAFGEETEYLVLRMAHGDLTLSVPADKAEEVGMRPPISQEDVEDLFELLRKKDVREPSNWSRRFKNHQEKLKSGDVYQVAEVVRNLALREAAKGLSAGEKSMLVRARGVLVSELSFALDVSEDEALDRVNEVLS, via the coding sequence TTGTCGTTCAAGCCCGGCGATCGAGTCGTCTACCCGCACCACGGCGCGGCCGTGATCGAGCGCAAGGAGAAGCGGACCGCGTTCGGCGAGGAGACGGAGTACCTCGTGCTCCGGATGGCCCACGGCGACCTCACCCTGTCGGTTCCGGCCGACAAGGCCGAGGAGGTCGGCATGCGCCCGCCGATCAGCCAGGAGGACGTGGAGGATCTCTTCGAGCTCCTGCGGAAGAAGGACGTGCGCGAGCCGTCGAACTGGAGCCGACGCTTCAAGAACCACCAGGAGAAGCTGAAGTCGGGCGACGTCTACCAGGTGGCCGAGGTCGTGCGGAACCTGGCCCTGCGCGAGGCGGCGAAGGGCCTCTCGGCCGGCGAGAAGTCGATGCTCGTGCGGGCCCGCGGGGTCCTCGTGTCCGAGCTGAGCTTCGCCCTCGACGTCTCCGAGGACGAGGCCCTCGATCGGGTCAACGAGGTGCTCAGCTAG
- a CDS encoding alpha/beta fold hydrolase gives MGRRGTPDWHLKWSEIEVQGRRATYGDAGRGTPFLFLHGWGLSDRTYKRALGRLARLGVRVIAPSLPGFGGTAALPGDEFSLEGYARWVDDFRTAIGIEGPWYLGGHSFGGGVAVVTAHEHGDDLELLVLVNSIGGSVWKASARPGADARHLADRPLWDWGLHFPYDVAGPRTFRAVVPVILRDMARNLLRDPLGFIRVGRMAGAANLLAELEELRRRQLPVVVLWGDEDKVLPAASMDAMVAAIGRDPEVVSGSHGWLLEDPDRFGEIMTNVVGVAEAARTALADERRSEIAGA, from the coding sequence GTGGGACGTCGGGGGACGCCGGACTGGCACCTCAAGTGGTCGGAGATCGAGGTCCAGGGCCGGCGCGCGACCTACGGCGACGCCGGCCGCGGCACCCCGTTCCTGTTCCTCCACGGGTGGGGGCTGAGCGACCGCACCTACAAGCGCGCCCTCGGTCGCCTGGCCCGACTCGGCGTCCGGGTGATCGCCCCCTCGCTGCCCGGGTTCGGCGGCACCGCTGCCCTCCCCGGCGACGAGTTCAGCCTCGAGGGCTACGCCCGGTGGGTCGACGACTTCCGCACCGCGATCGGCATCGAGGGTCCGTGGTACCTGGGCGGGCACTCCTTCGGCGGCGGCGTCGCCGTCGTCACGGCCCACGAGCACGGCGACGACCTCGAGCTGCTCGTCCTCGTCAACTCGATCGGCGGCTCGGTCTGGAAGGCGTCGGCCCGCCCCGGCGCCGACGCCCGGCACCTCGCCGATCGTCCGCTCTGGGACTGGGGGCTGCACTTCCCCTACGACGTCGCCGGGCCCCGCACGTTCCGTGCCGTCGTCCCCGTCATCCTGCGGGACATGGCCCGGAACCTCCTGCGCGACCCGCTCGGCTTCATCCGCGTGGGGCGCATGGCGGGCGCCGCGAACCTGCTCGCCGAGCTCGAGGAGCTGCGTCGCCGCCAGCTGCCGGTGGTGGTGCTGTGGGGCGACGAGGACAAGGTGCTGCCCGCGGCGTCGATGGACGCCATGGTGGCGGCCATCGGGCGCGACCCGGAGGTCGTGTCGGGCAGCCACGGCTGGCTCCTCGAGGACCCCGACCGGTTCGGCGAGATCATGACCAACGTCGTGGGCGTGGCCGAGGCGGCCCGCACGGCGCTCGCCGACGAGCGCCGGAGCGAGATCGCCGGCGCCTGA
- a CDS encoding diguanylate cyclase domain-containing protein has translation MDAEEQERAPSAPDVDATVLLDALPDPVVVIGTDATLRWANAAAEAAFGWRRVEWLGRDLSELVHPDDLSTALLALESVQGKPIGELMEIRVADATGTYRRVELRGRAAVQLPGTGGVVLSVRDVTDRRRWELAAGDHTALAAVLDALPTIALVLTPDGRIRSTNRAFTRMLGHPLDDVVGRPLTDFVTIASTLVLSDQLLVVADGSGRVSFEVEMLAADGSTRPTSLTIVDLVDDGAVDGLVATATDITELVDARERLRHAATHDDLTGLPNRPSIAQHLRAALADAEADGGTVGVVLVDVDRFKAINDRHGHMVGDAVLVEIAARLHDAARDAGLVGRLGSDEFVVVCPGATADGVERVIDMLHWAMRTPIEVAVDRAGVSVQIRVGVSAGSVLGAPGEDPDELLARVDASMYRSKLRRRAKR, from the coding sequence ATGGACGCCGAGGAGCAGGAGCGCGCCCCGAGCGCCCCCGACGTGGACGCCACGGTCCTCCTCGACGCCCTGCCGGACCCGGTGGTGGTCATCGGGACCGACGCCACGCTGCGGTGGGCCAACGCCGCGGCCGAGGCCGCCTTCGGTTGGCGCCGGGTGGAGTGGCTCGGGCGCGACCTGTCCGAGCTCGTGCACCCCGACGACCTGTCGACGGCCCTCCTGGCGCTCGAGAGCGTCCAGGGCAAGCCGATCGGGGAGCTGATGGAGATCCGCGTGGCCGACGCCACGGGCACCTACCGGCGCGTCGAGCTGCGTGGCCGTGCAGCGGTGCAGCTGCCCGGCACCGGCGGCGTCGTGCTCAGCGTCCGCGACGTGACCGATCGGCGACGATGGGAGCTGGCCGCCGGTGACCACACGGCGCTCGCCGCCGTGCTCGACGCCCTGCCGACGATCGCCCTCGTCCTCACCCCGGACGGCCGGATCCGCTCGACGAACCGCGCCTTCACCCGGATGCTGGGCCACCCCCTGGACGACGTCGTGGGTCGACCGCTCACCGACTTCGTCACCATCGCCTCCACGCTCGTGCTCAGCGACCAGCTGCTCGTCGTGGCCGACGGGAGCGGGCGGGTCTCTTTCGAGGTCGAGATGCTGGCGGCGGACGGGTCGACCAGGCCGACGAGCCTGACGATCGTCGACCTGGTCGACGACGGGGCGGTCGACGGACTCGTCGCCACGGCCACCGACATCACCGAGCTCGTCGACGCCAGGGAGCGGTTGCGCCACGCCGCGACCCACGACGACCTGACCGGCCTGCCGAACCGCCCGTCGATCGCCCAGCACCTCCGCGCGGCGCTCGCGGACGCCGAGGCCGACGGGGGCACCGTCGGCGTCGTGCTCGTCGACGTCGACCGCTTCAAGGCGATCAACGACCGCCACGGCCACATGGTGGGCGACGCCGTCCTGGTGGAGATCGCGGCGCGCCTCCACGACGCGGCGCGCGACGCCGGCCTCGTGGGCCGGCTCGGGAGTGACGAGTTCGTCGTCGTGTGCCCGGGGGCGACCGCCGACGGCGTCGAGCGGGTGATCGACATGCTCCACTGGGCCATGCGCACGCCGATCGAGGTGGCGGTCGACCGCGCCGGCGTGTCGGTCCAGATCCGCGTGGGGGTGTCGGCAGGCTCGGTCCTCGGCGCGCCGGGCGAGGACCCCGACGAGCTGCTCGCCCGGGTCGACGCGTCGATGTACCGCTCGAAGCTGCGGCGCCGCGCCAAGCGGTGA
- a CDS encoding glucose 1-dehydrogenase → MSDLFSIEGKTALVTGGSRGIGRMIAEGFVDAGATVYISSRKAEVCDEVAAELSSRGTCRSLPADLSTEAECRRLADALAEREGSLDVLVNNAGANWGAPLAEFDDAAWNRVLDLNVKGVFHLTKFLVPLLAAAGTHDDPARVINIGSIDGIQVPRLETYSYSASKAAVHHMTKVLALHLAPQHVTVNAIAPGPFESKMMAATLEAAGDAIARSAPLRRIGRPDDMAGAAIFLASRAGSYLTGTVIPVDGGIATTK, encoded by the coding sequence GTGTCCGACCTGTTCTCCATCGAGGGCAAGACCGCGCTCGTCACCGGCGGCAGCCGCGGGATCGGGCGGATGATCGCCGAGGGCTTCGTCGACGCCGGCGCCACCGTCTACATCTCGTCGCGCAAGGCCGAGGTCTGCGACGAGGTCGCGGCCGAGCTGTCCTCACGCGGCACCTGCCGCTCGCTCCCCGCCGACCTCTCCACCGAGGCGGAGTGCCGCCGGCTCGCCGACGCCCTGGCCGAGCGCGAGGGCTCCCTCGACGTCCTCGTCAACAACGCCGGCGCCAACTGGGGCGCCCCGCTCGCCGAGTTCGACGACGCGGCCTGGAACCGGGTGCTCGACCTGAACGTGAAGGGCGTCTTCCACCTCACGAAGTTCCTCGTCCCGCTCCTCGCCGCCGCCGGCACCCACGACGACCCGGCCCGCGTCATCAACATCGGCTCGATCGACGGCATCCAGGTGCCCCGGCTCGAGACGTACTCCTACTCGGCGTCGAAGGCCGCCGTGCACCACATGACGAAGGTGCTCGCCCTCCACCTCGCGCCCCAGCACGTCACGGTCAACGCCATCGCACCGGGGCCGTTCGAGTCGAAGATGATGGCGGCCACGCTCGAGGCCGCGGGCGACGCCATCGCACGGAGCGCCCCGCTCCGCCGCATCGGGCGGCCCGACGACATGGCCGGCGCCGCGATCTTCCTCGCCAGCCGCGCCGGGTCCTACCTCACGGGCACCGTCATCCCCGTCGACGGCGGGATCGCCACGACGAAGTAG
- a CDS encoding DUF3048 domain-containing protein: MRWGRALALLTCLALVLVGVGDGAVLAQDDVGPGAAEDAAALRQELRAQRDGLRSELAALEDELAATASRLVELEAAIDDAEDEQADAVTDRAIAEDERERPLAVRRAIAIETYMNGDPNANSLINEVLQANSSMDGARDRALYTSVVDWASQTLDELDREIEQLSDRIAELEEDVIPGLEEELADLAASQSDQLSRRDGLISQIEELDRQITALSRAPLTGLPVEEPSLRPILIVKIDNVGPARPQVGINAADIVVEEKVEGGLSRFAAMFQSTGSDPVGPVRSARTSDVNIFGNLDAPLFAYSGSNRGVLAALVDSELVDVGATTEGGQYFRDNGRRAPHNLFTRTSSLWAARQGGIPTALFEYRDEDEPLPGSARPATGVDLTYGAASARFIWNGSGWARETDGRPHTDASGTQAAPANVVVRFTEYRPSVADSRSPEAVTVGSGELWVLTAGQVVVGRWEQDSIDAPTRWLDGSGDPIRLTPGRTWIVMPDPGRATLR; the protein is encoded by the coding sequence ATGAGGTGGGGACGCGCCCTGGCGCTGCTCACGTGCCTGGCGCTCGTCCTGGTCGGGGTGGGCGACGGTGCCGTCCTCGCGCAGGACGACGTCGGCCCGGGTGCGGCAGAGGACGCCGCTGCGCTCCGCCAGGAGCTCCGTGCCCAGCGCGACGGGCTGCGCTCCGAGCTGGCGGCTCTCGAGGACGAGCTCGCGGCGACGGCGTCGCGCCTGGTCGAGCTGGAGGCCGCGATCGACGACGCCGAGGACGAGCAGGCCGACGCCGTCACCGACCGGGCCATCGCCGAGGACGAGCGTGAGCGCCCGCTCGCCGTGCGCCGCGCCATCGCGATCGAGACCTACATGAACGGCGACCCCAACGCGAACAGCCTCATCAACGAGGTCCTCCAGGCCAACTCGAGCATGGACGGCGCACGCGACCGCGCCCTCTACACCAGCGTCGTCGACTGGGCGTCGCAGACCCTCGACGAGCTCGACCGCGAGATCGAGCAGCTGTCCGACCGCATCGCGGAGCTCGAGGAGGACGTCATCCCCGGTCTCGAGGAGGAGCTGGCCGACCTCGCGGCCAGCCAGTCGGACCAGCTCTCCCGACGCGACGGGTTGATCTCGCAGATCGAGGAGCTCGACCGGCAGATCACGGCGCTGAGCCGGGCCCCGCTCACCGGGCTCCCGGTGGAGGAGCCGTCGCTCCGACCCATCCTCATCGTGAAGATCGACAACGTCGGCCCGGCCCGGCCGCAGGTGGGGATCAACGCCGCCGACATCGTCGTCGAGGAGAAGGTGGAGGGCGGGCTCAGCCGCTTCGCCGCCATGTTCCAGTCGACCGGCTCGGACCCCGTCGGTCCGGTGCGGTCGGCACGCACGAGCGACGTCAACATCTTCGGCAACCTCGACGCCCCGCTCTTCGCCTACTCGGGATCCAACCGCGGCGTGCTCGCGGCGCTGGTGGACTCCGAGCTCGTCGACGTGGGGGCCACCACCGAGGGCGGCCAGTACTTCCGCGACAACGGTCGTCGCGCGCCCCACAACCTGTTCACCCGCACGTCGTCGCTGTGGGCGGCGCGCCAGGGCGGCATCCCGACCGCGCTCTTCGAGTACCGGGACGAGGACGAGCCGCTGCCCGGCTCCGCTCGCCCGGCCACCGGCGTCGACCTGACCTACGGGGCCGCCAGCGCCCGCTTCATCTGGAACGGCAGCGGGTGGGCCCGGGAGACCGACGGACGGCCGCACACCGACGCGAGCGGCACCCAGGCGGCGCCGGCCAACGTGGTCGTGCGCTTCACCGAGTACCGCCCGAGCGTCGCCGACAGCCGCTCGCCCGAGGCGGTCACCGTCGGGTCCGGCGAGCTGTGGGTCCTGACCGCGGGCCAGGTCGTCGTCGGTCGGTGGGAGCAGGACTCGATCGACGCCCCCACCCGGTGGCTCGACGGGTCGGGCGACCCCATCCGCCTCACGCCGGGACGGACCTGGATCGTCATGCCCGATCCGGGGCGGGCGACGCTGCGCTGA